In Aulosira sp. FACHB-615, the DNA window CCAATATTAATTCAACCTCATGATTATTTTCCATTGAAAGACTGAGGGAAATTAGTGTTTCATCAACAACAATTTGACTTTCATACCAATCCAATTCAGCATTATAGACTAGCTGTCCTAAAATTTCATGTTTAATAATAGGTAAATCCATTTATTTATCAATTTATTTTTTATTTGGTATTATTTTTGTTACTGATAACTTTTCCCGGACTAATAAAAGAAATTCCTTGCTGAAAGTCTGTGCCAATCATCACGGCTTCAACTATTGGCTCAGATATTTTTGTTGATGATACCCACTCAACAATAAAATTTGCCCCGACACCGCCCCGGCTATCATTACGATTTACAAAAAATTCTGTAGAAGCCAAGGCATCTAGTTGAATTGGCTTTTCTAAATATGGTTCAATTAATTTACCACTAGAGTCATAATAGCGGACAGCAGTAATAATTATAGGATTAGTCAAATCTGTATTCCGAATACTGAGTGTAGCTGCTAAATTAAAAATTTCTTGGCGATTGTGATGATAAATTTCCGAATAGATGGGAACATAAATAGTCTGACCCATTGCTATTTTAAAATTTGGATCTAAATTGACTGTTTTGTATGTCTGACTAATTGGAGTTGGTTTAGGTTGTGAATTTAGGGAATTTTCGGATGCTTGACAAGCAGCCAGGAAAATAACTGCGATCGCTAAAATAATCTGTAAATGAAATTTCATGAAAACTACTGGCAACCTTCAATAAAATCAATGACTTGATGTACACTTCCTGGCTTAGTCGCAATCAATACAGTCGAACCTGGTTCGAGGACTGTACTACCATTCGGAATCATCAAATCTTCGTGGGGGTGAGGTTGATAGCCAATGATGAGAGAACCACTAGGAAAGCGAGAATCTTGTGCTATTTCGGCAAGACTGTGATTCACTACATA includes these proteins:
- a CDS encoding DUF3124 domain-containing protein; the encoded protein is MKFHLQIILAIAVIFLAACQASENSLNSQPKPTPISQTYKTVNLDPNFKIAMGQTIYVPIYSEIYHHNRQEIFNLAATLSIRNTDLTNPIIITAVRYYDSSGKLIEPYLEKPIQLDALASTEFFVNRNDSRGGVGANFIVEWVSSTKISEPIVEAVMIGTDFQQGISFISPGKVISNKNNTK